The following coding sequences are from one Syngnathus acus chromosome 12, fSynAcu1.2, whole genome shotgun sequence window:
- the LOC119130929 gene encoding GRAM domain-containing protein 2B-like isoform X2 yields MGEQAERPLTPPCRTTEYPSGSSFEVDDDVPSARRRPTHLRLSKSEVKKSPSTQLSKTNLQFHKLFKEVSREEALTQSYTCAVQRDILYQGKMFVSPNWICFHSKVFGRDTKIAIRAASVTFIKKTKTALLVPNALVIESTREQHVFVSFLSRNTTYKFLRSVCVHLEVEKTCSSHVASSCENGFGVKRPPSLPLDLARTFSDLDGVVRQRRQEMEAESSSSSGSQTPDCDKMAEFASVPNTFLSREVSVHADVHLQPGQKSRAKNGPSKSVVGATQADKAWPHTTLLPVLLIYLFLVGVLVMSSCYMALKMAALEHRLNVILSARDRVHAGYEDPKRIFGKISAIGMEDSFTLRNTVTVQDAEIFGELSASLLKLEKIQRNLRKLLDDT; encoded by the exons ATGGGCGAGCAGGCCGAGCGACCGTTGACTCCGCCGTGCCGGACGACCGAGTACCCCAGCGGGAGTAG TTTTGAGGTGGACGACGATGTCCCCAGTGCCCGGAGGAGGCCCACTCACCTCCGTTTGTCAAAATCGGAAGTAAAGAAGTCACCGTCCACTCAG CTGTCCAAGACGAACTTGCAGTTTCACAAGTTGTTCAAGGAAGTGAGCAGGGAGGAGGCGCTCACGCAAA GTTACACATGCGCCGTGCAGAGAGACATCTTATATCAGGGCAAAATGTTCGTCTCACCAAACTGGATCTGCTTCCACTCTAAAGTCTTTGGCAGGGATACGAAG ATCGCCATCCGGGCAGCGTCTGTGACATTCATCAAGAAGACAAAAACGGCTCTGCTGGTGCCCAATGCCCTGGTGATCGAAAGCACACGGGAGCAG CACGTCTTTGTGTCCTTCCTGTCCCGGAACACCACCTACAAGTTTCTGAGGTCCGTGTGCGTCCATCTGGAG GTGGAGAAGACGTGCAGCAGTCATGTGGCCTCCTCCTGTGAGAATGGCTTTGGAGTCAAGCGCCCACCATCTCTTCCTCTG GACTTGGCCCGGACCTTCTCTGATCTGGACGGCGTGGTGCGACAGAGGCGACAGGAAATGGAGGCGGAGAGTAGTAGCAGCTCTGGATCGCAGACTCCGGattgtgacaaaatggccg AATTCGCCAGCGTCCCCAACACTTTTCTGAGCAGAGAGGTGTCTGTGCACGCAGACGTGCACCTTCAGCCGGGCCAAAAGAGCCGAGCCAAGAACG GGCCATCGAAGTCTGTTGTGGGGGCCACGCAAGCGGACAAAGCCTGGCCCCACACCACCTTGCTCCCCGTCCTGCTAATCTATTTGTTCTT AGTCGGCGTCCTGGTGATGTCCTCGTGTTACATGGCTTTGAAGATGGCTGCCCTCGAGCATCGCTTGAATGTCATACTGTCCGCCCGGGATCGTGTGCATGCAGGGTATGAGGATCCAAAAAGAATTTTTGGGAAGATTTCAGCCATCGGCATGGAAGATAGTTTCACTTTGCG AAACACAGTGACTGTCCAGGATGCCGAGATCTTTGGTGAGCTCTCCGCCAGCCTGCTTAAACTCGAAAAG ATTCAAAGAAACCTTCGGAAGCTTCTGGATGACAcctaa
- the c12h2orf42 gene encoding uncharacterized protein C2orf42 homolog isoform X1: MEGMSPSIIPPLSATPLAAKQQDVHTKAGSAVTPAFLSNLGRATLRGIRKCPRCGVYNGTRGLSCKNKLCGISLRNATSGNRGSRKGGVEAVRVIIDSEERAGKEQDNNEGGGVQVFSVCHRERGSAQLGFVGLSPTDTAISTGERHPMLSQINMGRCFMPACKQGSRSDRSESGLPDTLCVHIKTAIECRRSAAPLSVKSSALEALTASMQDKEELWGLATESPGPLVQRVSKDTLVVKCRPDSAHPLGLLHLTVGGGVGPSNVAKGGRRTRRATQQQAAFHCACRPQTAEASCATDHPDPSHPCLHFYACVCAFASDEKLAAEFATFISSATTGIVPTPTGKVLVPCERPPPLPTEPLRYLHKAKKPRPDEAPSAGTQMVDEGSMSLSFYQWLAGVTERIQQTMHYQFDGKPEPLVYYIPQQFFNALQHRLSLGSKRRLPNFTTVLENNDGVPQGSLSKYTWHITNLALVKRIFDTPELQLELTQSFVRNMDGSYSRFHCPQPPPEPAPADGIRTDRTLPIRPMELQTFLKVGPGSDDPEEPGPFVIEWTPDVLPRCHMGELRILYQFGHQQSGQPVECGEKDGHSTTGHVKDSSQEGNLRAHTH; this comes from the exons ATGGAAGGCATGTCCCCTTCCATCATCCCACCATTGTCTGCCACCCCGCTCGCCGCCAAACAGCAGGACGTTCACACCAAGGCGGGGTCCGCTGTAACCCCAGCCTTCCTCTCCAACCTGGGGAGGGCCACCCTGCGCGGCATCCGCAAGTGTCCCCGCTGTGGCGTCTACAACGGCACCCGGGGGCTCAGCTGCAAGAACAAACTGTGCGGGATATCACTCCGGAACGCCACCTCGGGGAACAGGGGGAGCCGGAAGGGTGGCGTGGAGGCGGTCAGAGTGATCATCGACAGCGAGGAGCGAGCGGGGAAGGAGCAGGATAACAACGAAGGGGGCGGTGTTCAG GTGTTTTCCGTGTGCCACCGAGAACGAGGATCCGCCCAGCTGGGCTTTGTGGGGCTGTCTCCCACCGACACCGCTATCTCCACGGGCGAGCGGCACCCCATGCTGTCTCAGATCAACATGGGCCGCTGCTTCATGCCGGCCTGCAAGCAGGGTTCGAGGTCCGACCGGTCTGAGTCCGGCTTACCCGACACCCTCTGCGTCCATATCAAGACTGCCATCGAGTGCCGCCGCTCCGCCGCCCCTCTGAGCGTCAAGAGCTCTGCCCTAGAGGCATTGACAGCCTCAATGCAGGACAAAGAGGAACTGTGGGGCCTGGCCACCGAGTCCCCGGGGCCCCTGGTGCAACGGGTGTCCAAGGACACGCTGGTGGTCAAGTGCCGCCCCGATTCTGCGCACCCCCTGGGCCTTCTACACCTGACGGTCGGTGGCGGCGTAGGACCGTCCAATGTGGCGAAAGGCGGCAGAAGGACCCGGCGGGCGACGCAGCAGCAGGCGGCATTTCACTGCGCCTGCCGCCCGCAGACGGCTGAGGCGTCGTGCGCCACTGACCACCCAGACCCTTCACACCCCTGCCTGCACTTCTATGCCTGCGTTTGTGCCTTTGCCAGCGATGAGAAACTGGCGGCAGAATTTGCCACCTTTATCAGCTCGGCGACAACAG GCATTGTACCTACCCCAACCGGCAAAGTCCTCGTTCCCTGCGAGAggccccctccccttcccacGGAACCTCTCAGATATCTTCACAAAGCCAAGAAACCACGCCCGGATGAAGCTCCCTCAG CTGGCACTCAGATGGTGGATGAGGGCTCAATGTCCTTGAGTTTCTACCAGTGGTTGGCCGGCGTCACAGAGAGGATTCAGCAAACCATGCACTACCAGTTTGACG GGAAACCCGAGCCTCTGGTATACTACATTCCTCAGCAATTCTTCAATGCTCTGCAGCATCGCCTGTCTCTGGGCTCCAAGAGGCGGCTGCCCAACTTCACCACAG TGCTGGAGAACAATGACGGCGTCCCTCAGGGCTCCCTGTCCAAATATACTTGGCACATCACCAACCTCGCACTGGTCAAACGCATCTTTGACACGCCTGAG TTGCAGTTAGAGCTCACTCAGAGTTTTGTCCGCAACATGGACGGTTCCTACTCCCGCTTTCACTGTCCTCAACCTCCGCCTGAACCTGCGCCGGCGGACGGGATTAGAACGGATAGGACGTTGCCCATTCGGCCCATGGAGCTCCAAACCTTCCTCAAAGTTG GGCCCGGCTCGGATGACCCAGAAGAACCCGGCCCCTTTGTCATTGAGTGGACCCCCGACGTGCTCCCACGCTGCCACATGGGCGAGCTGAGGATCCTCTACCAGTTTGGACACCAGCAGAGCGGACAGCCGGTGGAATGTGGAGAGAAGGATGGTCACAGCACAACAGGACACGTCAAAG ATTCCTCTCAGGAGGGCAACTTGCGcgcccacacacactga
- the LOC119130929 gene encoding GRAM domain-containing protein 2B-like isoform X3: protein MGEQAERPLTPPCRTTEYPSGSSFEVDDDVPSARRRPTHLRLSKSEVKKSPSTQVFQLSRFFQLSKTNLQFHKLFKEVSREEALTQSYTCAVQRDILYQGKMFVSPNWICFHSKVFGRDTKIAIRAASVTFIKKTKTALLVPNALVIESTREQHVFVSFLSRNTTYKFLRSVCVHLEVEKTCSSHVASSCENGFGVKRPPSLPLDLARTFSDLDGVVRQRRQEMEAESSSSSGSQTPDCDKMAEFASVPNTFLSREVSVHADVHLQPGQKSRAKNGPSKSVVGATQADKAWPHTTLLPVLLIYLFLVGVLVMSSCYMALKMAALEHRLNVILSARDRVHAGNTVTVQDAEIFGELSASLLKLEKIQRNLRKLLDDT from the exons ATGGGCGAGCAGGCCGAGCGACCGTTGACTCCGCCGTGCCGGACGACCGAGTACCCCAGCGGGAGTAG TTTTGAGGTGGACGACGATGTCCCCAGTGCCCGGAGGAGGCCCACTCACCTCCGTTTGTCAAAATCGGAAGTAAAGAAGTCACCGTCCACTCAG GTATTCCAGTTGTCTCGTTTCTTTCAGCTGTCCAAGACGAACTTGCAGTTTCACAAGTTGTTCAAGGAAGTGAGCAGGGAGGAGGCGCTCACGCAAA GTTACACATGCGCCGTGCAGAGAGACATCTTATATCAGGGCAAAATGTTCGTCTCACCAAACTGGATCTGCTTCCACTCTAAAGTCTTTGGCAGGGATACGAAG ATCGCCATCCGGGCAGCGTCTGTGACATTCATCAAGAAGACAAAAACGGCTCTGCTGGTGCCCAATGCCCTGGTGATCGAAAGCACACGGGAGCAG CACGTCTTTGTGTCCTTCCTGTCCCGGAACACCACCTACAAGTTTCTGAGGTCCGTGTGCGTCCATCTGGAG GTGGAGAAGACGTGCAGCAGTCATGTGGCCTCCTCCTGTGAGAATGGCTTTGGAGTCAAGCGCCCACCATCTCTTCCTCTG GACTTGGCCCGGACCTTCTCTGATCTGGACGGCGTGGTGCGACAGAGGCGACAGGAAATGGAGGCGGAGAGTAGTAGCAGCTCTGGATCGCAGACTCCGGattgtgacaaaatggccg AATTCGCCAGCGTCCCCAACACTTTTCTGAGCAGAGAGGTGTCTGTGCACGCAGACGTGCACCTTCAGCCGGGCCAAAAGAGCCGAGCCAAGAACG GGCCATCGAAGTCTGTTGTGGGGGCCACGCAAGCGGACAAAGCCTGGCCCCACACCACCTTGCTCCCCGTCCTGCTAATCTATTTGTTCTT AGTCGGCGTCCTGGTGATGTCCTCGTGTTACATGGCTTTGAAGATGGCTGCCCTCGAGCATCGCTTGAATGTCATACTGTCCGCCCGGGATCGTGTGCATGCAGG AAACACAGTGACTGTCCAGGATGCCGAGATCTTTGGTGAGCTCTCCGCCAGCCTGCTTAAACTCGAAAAG ATTCAAAGAAACCTTCGGAAGCTTCTGGATGACAcctaa
- the LOC119130929 gene encoding GRAM domain-containing protein 2B-like isoform X1 codes for MGEQAERPLTPPCRTTEYPSGSSFEVDDDVPSARRRPTHLRLSKSEVKKSPSTQVFQLSRFFQLSKTNLQFHKLFKEVSREEALTQSYTCAVQRDILYQGKMFVSPNWICFHSKVFGRDTKIAIRAASVTFIKKTKTALLVPNALVIESTREQHVFVSFLSRNTTYKFLRSVCVHLEVEKTCSSHVASSCENGFGVKRPPSLPLDLARTFSDLDGVVRQRRQEMEAESSSSSGSQTPDCDKMAEFASVPNTFLSREVSVHADVHLQPGQKSRAKNGPSKSVVGATQADKAWPHTTLLPVLLIYLFLVGVLVMSSCYMALKMAALEHRLNVILSARDRVHAGYEDPKRIFGKISAIGMEDSFTLRNTVTVQDAEIFGELSASLLKLEKIQRNLRKLLDDT; via the exons ATGGGCGAGCAGGCCGAGCGACCGTTGACTCCGCCGTGCCGGACGACCGAGTACCCCAGCGGGAGTAG TTTTGAGGTGGACGACGATGTCCCCAGTGCCCGGAGGAGGCCCACTCACCTCCGTTTGTCAAAATCGGAAGTAAAGAAGTCACCGTCCACTCAG GTATTCCAGTTGTCTCGTTTCTTTCAGCTGTCCAAGACGAACTTGCAGTTTCACAAGTTGTTCAAGGAAGTGAGCAGGGAGGAGGCGCTCACGCAAA GTTACACATGCGCCGTGCAGAGAGACATCTTATATCAGGGCAAAATGTTCGTCTCACCAAACTGGATCTGCTTCCACTCTAAAGTCTTTGGCAGGGATACGAAG ATCGCCATCCGGGCAGCGTCTGTGACATTCATCAAGAAGACAAAAACGGCTCTGCTGGTGCCCAATGCCCTGGTGATCGAAAGCACACGGGAGCAG CACGTCTTTGTGTCCTTCCTGTCCCGGAACACCACCTACAAGTTTCTGAGGTCCGTGTGCGTCCATCTGGAG GTGGAGAAGACGTGCAGCAGTCATGTGGCCTCCTCCTGTGAGAATGGCTTTGGAGTCAAGCGCCCACCATCTCTTCCTCTG GACTTGGCCCGGACCTTCTCTGATCTGGACGGCGTGGTGCGACAGAGGCGACAGGAAATGGAGGCGGAGAGTAGTAGCAGCTCTGGATCGCAGACTCCGGattgtgacaaaatggccg AATTCGCCAGCGTCCCCAACACTTTTCTGAGCAGAGAGGTGTCTGTGCACGCAGACGTGCACCTTCAGCCGGGCCAAAAGAGCCGAGCCAAGAACG GGCCATCGAAGTCTGTTGTGGGGGCCACGCAAGCGGACAAAGCCTGGCCCCACACCACCTTGCTCCCCGTCCTGCTAATCTATTTGTTCTT AGTCGGCGTCCTGGTGATGTCCTCGTGTTACATGGCTTTGAAGATGGCTGCCCTCGAGCATCGCTTGAATGTCATACTGTCCGCCCGGGATCGTGTGCATGCAGGGTATGAGGATCCAAAAAGAATTTTTGGGAAGATTTCAGCCATCGGCATGGAAGATAGTTTCACTTTGCG AAACACAGTGACTGTCCAGGATGCCGAGATCTTTGGTGAGCTCTCCGCCAGCCTGCTTAAACTCGAAAAG ATTCAAAGAAACCTTCGGAAGCTTCTGGATGACAcctaa
- the c12h2orf42 gene encoding uncharacterized protein C2orf42 homolog isoform X2: protein MEGMSPSIIPPLSATPLAAKQQDVHTKAGSAVTPAFLSNLGRATLRGIRKCPRCGVYNGTRGLSCKNKLCGISLRNATSGNRGSRKGGVEAVRVIIDSEERAGKEQDNNEGGGVQVFSVCHRERGSAQLGFVGLSPTDTAISTGERHPMLSQINMGRCFMPACKQGSRSDRSESGLPDTLCVHIKTAIECRRSAAPLSVKSSALEALTASMQDKEELWGLATESPGPLVQRVSKDTLVVKCRPDSAHPLGLLHLTVGGGVGPSNVAKGGRRTRRATQQQAAFHCACRPQTAEASCATDHPDPSHPCLHFYACVCAFASDEKLAAEFATFISSATTGIVPTPTGKVLVPCERPPPLPTEPLRYLHKAKKPRPDEAPSAGTQMVDEGSMSLSFYQWLAGVTERIQQTMHYQFDGKPEPLVYYIPQQFFNALQHRLSLGSKRRLPNFTTVLENNDGVPQGSLSKYTWHITNLALVKRIFDTPELQLELTQSFVRNMDGSYSRFHCPQPPPEPAPADGIRTDRTLPIRPMELQTFLKVGPGSDDPEEPGPFVIEWTPDVLPRCHMGELRILYQFGHQQSGQPVECGEKDGHSTTGHVKAKRP from the exons ATGGAAGGCATGTCCCCTTCCATCATCCCACCATTGTCTGCCACCCCGCTCGCCGCCAAACAGCAGGACGTTCACACCAAGGCGGGGTCCGCTGTAACCCCAGCCTTCCTCTCCAACCTGGGGAGGGCCACCCTGCGCGGCATCCGCAAGTGTCCCCGCTGTGGCGTCTACAACGGCACCCGGGGGCTCAGCTGCAAGAACAAACTGTGCGGGATATCACTCCGGAACGCCACCTCGGGGAACAGGGGGAGCCGGAAGGGTGGCGTGGAGGCGGTCAGAGTGATCATCGACAGCGAGGAGCGAGCGGGGAAGGAGCAGGATAACAACGAAGGGGGCGGTGTTCAG GTGTTTTCCGTGTGCCACCGAGAACGAGGATCCGCCCAGCTGGGCTTTGTGGGGCTGTCTCCCACCGACACCGCTATCTCCACGGGCGAGCGGCACCCCATGCTGTCTCAGATCAACATGGGCCGCTGCTTCATGCCGGCCTGCAAGCAGGGTTCGAGGTCCGACCGGTCTGAGTCCGGCTTACCCGACACCCTCTGCGTCCATATCAAGACTGCCATCGAGTGCCGCCGCTCCGCCGCCCCTCTGAGCGTCAAGAGCTCTGCCCTAGAGGCATTGACAGCCTCAATGCAGGACAAAGAGGAACTGTGGGGCCTGGCCACCGAGTCCCCGGGGCCCCTGGTGCAACGGGTGTCCAAGGACACGCTGGTGGTCAAGTGCCGCCCCGATTCTGCGCACCCCCTGGGCCTTCTACACCTGACGGTCGGTGGCGGCGTAGGACCGTCCAATGTGGCGAAAGGCGGCAGAAGGACCCGGCGGGCGACGCAGCAGCAGGCGGCATTTCACTGCGCCTGCCGCCCGCAGACGGCTGAGGCGTCGTGCGCCACTGACCACCCAGACCCTTCACACCCCTGCCTGCACTTCTATGCCTGCGTTTGTGCCTTTGCCAGCGATGAGAAACTGGCGGCAGAATTTGCCACCTTTATCAGCTCGGCGACAACAG GCATTGTACCTACCCCAACCGGCAAAGTCCTCGTTCCCTGCGAGAggccccctccccttcccacGGAACCTCTCAGATATCTTCACAAAGCCAAGAAACCACGCCCGGATGAAGCTCCCTCAG CTGGCACTCAGATGGTGGATGAGGGCTCAATGTCCTTGAGTTTCTACCAGTGGTTGGCCGGCGTCACAGAGAGGATTCAGCAAACCATGCACTACCAGTTTGACG GGAAACCCGAGCCTCTGGTATACTACATTCCTCAGCAATTCTTCAATGCTCTGCAGCATCGCCTGTCTCTGGGCTCCAAGAGGCGGCTGCCCAACTTCACCACAG TGCTGGAGAACAATGACGGCGTCCCTCAGGGCTCCCTGTCCAAATATACTTGGCACATCACCAACCTCGCACTGGTCAAACGCATCTTTGACACGCCTGAG TTGCAGTTAGAGCTCACTCAGAGTTTTGTCCGCAACATGGACGGTTCCTACTCCCGCTTTCACTGTCCTCAACCTCCGCCTGAACCTGCGCCGGCGGACGGGATTAGAACGGATAGGACGTTGCCCATTCGGCCCATGGAGCTCCAAACCTTCCTCAAAGTTG GGCCCGGCTCGGATGACCCAGAAGAACCCGGCCCCTTTGTCATTGAGTGGACCCCCGACGTGCTCCCACGCTGCCACATGGGCGAGCTGAGGATCCTCTACCAGTTTGGACACCAGCAGAGCGGACAGCCGGTGGAATGTGGAGAGAAGGATGGTCACAGCACAACAGGACACGTCAAAG CAAAGCGGCCGTGA
- the LOC119130927 gene encoding zinc finger protein 703-like, protein MLSAHTGNLTHPEYLQPLTPASVTIELDVKKSPLAMLAQTCSQIGKADPPASSKESTTRSSFKVGEQRPPLADKCSVKPYLKGSGGIGRGGDDEVSSSSLSEKVGVGALGGARGHIANTPLYAPHPFSPSCGEKGSTQRSGGTTPNPLRHSPNSERETGSPSSTSSDCGTSGGQSQKDIDASRLTSEGLHLANSGHPRASAICGVSSSGGSQAGSGPGRLTPISPYKTAHRHFPLPPSNVVYHGSMVGSYAGYPPQLGPKHPSSIPHARASPPFFMQGLCRDPYCLSYPSLPHVSSGPCIQELSSLNCSFPLVYPAHPPHPLYSYILPSDPHTCNWESARAPGDKHFTAPDELVHLRAHMAMEADPKVPSSTPARCHQHLPHLSGSGGSVRAPHSMGIARYHPYSTLPSGPYTMAVRSWPTTGPCYPHYAFYNQRLEPPSTLDYQ, encoded by the exons ATGTTGAGCGCGCATACGGGCAACTTGACCCACCCGGAATACTTGCAACCGCTCACGCCCGCCTCTGTCACCATTGAG CTGGACGTGAAGAAGAGCCCTCTGGCTATGCTGGCCCAGACATGCTCGCAGATTGGGAAAGCAGATCCTCCGGCCTCCTCCAAGGAAAGCACCACGCGCTCCAGCTTTAAAGTGGGAGAGCAGCGTCCACCTTTGGCGGACAAGTGCAGCGTCAAGCCCTACCTCAAAGGAAGCGGTGGCATTGGTAGAGGTGGCGATGATgaagtgagcagcagcagtttgTCCGAGAAAGTAGGAGTCGGGGCCCTTGGCGGCGCTCGTGGGCACATAGCCAACACACCGTTGTACGCGCCCCACCCTTTCTCGCCGAGCTGCGGTGAGAAAGGATCCACCCAACGATCAGGTGGCACGACGCCCAACCCGCTGCGCCACTCGCCAAATAGCGAGCGTGAAACTGGAAGCCCGAGCAGCACAAGTAGCGACTGTGGTACGAGCGGCGGACAGTCCCAAAAAGACATTGACGCAAGCAGGCTGACCTCAGAGGGTCTGCACCTCGCCAACTCTGGCCACCCCCGAGCCAGCGCCATCTGCGGCGTGAGCAGCTCAGGTGGCAGCCAAGCAGGTTCTGGCCCCGGGCGCCTTACGCCCATTTCGCCCTACAAGACGGCGCACCGTCACTTCCCCTTGCCACCGTCCAATGTGGTCTACCACGGCTCAATGGTGGGCTCCTACGCTGGCTACCCGCCTCAGTTGGGTCCCAAGCATCCCAGCTCCATCCCACACGCGAGAGCCTCGCCACCTTTCTTCATGCAGGGTCTGTGCCGGGATCCCTACTGCCTCAGCTACCCAAGCCTTCCCCATGTCAGCAGCGGCCCCTGCATCCAAGAGCTCTCAAGTCTCAATTGCAGCTTTCCTTTGGTATACCCTGCCCACCCTCCACACCCCCTCTACTCCTACATATTGCCGAGCGACCCCCACACGTGCAACTGGGAGTCAGCCAGGGCTCCGGGTGACAAGCACTTTACTGCGCCTGATGAGCTGGTTCACCTGCGGGCACACATGGCCATGGAGGCGGACCCCAAGGTTCCGTCCTCGACACCTGCCCGTTGTCATCAGCACTTGCCCCACTTGAGTGGCTCGGGGGGCTCCGTCCGAGCGCCGCACAGTATGGGAATAGCTCGCTATCACCCCTACAGTACTTTGCCATCCGGACCCTACACCATGGCCGTGCGCTCTTGGCCAACCACAGGCCCATGCTACCCGCACTATGCCTTCTACAACCAAAGACTGGAACCTCCATCGACTCTGGACTACCAATGA
- the LOC119130926 gene encoding TNF receptor-associated factor 2-like: MAAQEPSPPSSMESNKPGFPKKILGNKLEDKHLCKCCHNILRRPFQAQCGHRFCSYCFNLAISNGPQKCNACIKEDIFEETTSILKQGCAFPDNAVRREVENLTAVCVNESCSWRGSIKEYEMSHEGKCEFMIVPCPSCKERIRFNEQERHSERECPERTLNCKYCKEPFHFKNIKAHDEICPKYPMICEGCAKKKIPREKYVDHIKFCSKFRMPCRFHVVGCDMSVEKEKTHDHERAFAYEHLNLLLHYIMGMKVSMEGLQPQGLEVAGHKLVELQQSLRELEARVSQLSTTSSGPPVQGAAASSSSGSGPPAPAPLPLPPTLAPTLSVSTSFTPLPSSVGAALELQLHSEKTKVVELGRRCTELEVKAGTFENVVCVLNREVERFATTMEASNRQHKLDQDKIEALSNKVRQLERTVGLKDLTVAEMEGRLREMSASTFDGVFVWRISDFAKKRQDAVAGRAPAMFSPAFYTSKYGYRMCLRIYLNGDGTGRGSHLSLFFVVMRGLSDALLKWPFNQKVTLMLLDQSNREHIIDAFRPDVTSSSFQRPVSEMNIASGCPLFCPFSKLDAKNSYIRDDAIFIKAIVDLTGL, from the exons ATGGCCGCCCAGGAACCATCGCCTCCCTCGTCCATGGAGAGCAACAAGCCGGGCTTCCCTAAGAAGATCCTGGGCAACAAGCTGGAGGACAAGCACCTGTGCAAGTGCTGCCACAACATCCTCAGACGACCCTTCCAGGCGCAGTGCGGCCATCGCTTCTGCTCGTACTGCTTCAACCTGGCCATCAG TAACGGACCGCAGAAATGCAACGCTTGCATCAAGGAGGATATTTTTGAGGAGACCACATCAATCCTGAAACAAGGATGT GCTTTTCCCGACAATGCGGTTCGGCGAGAAGTGGAAAACCTCACGGCTGTCTGTGTTAATGAAAGTTGCTCTTGGAGAGGGTCCATCAAAGAATATGAG ATGAGCCACGAGGGCAAGTGCGAGTTCATGATCGTGCCGTGCCCTTCCTGCAAAGAGCGCATTCGCTTCAACGAGCAGGAGCGGCACAGTGAGCGCGAGTGCCCGGAGAGGACGCTCAATTGCAAGTACTGCAAAGAACCTTTTCACTTCAAGAACATCAAG GCCCACGATGAGATCTGCCCCAAATACCCGATGATCTGCGAGGGCTGTGCCAAAAAGAAGATACCCAGAGAGAAG TACGTGGACCACATCAAGTTCTGCAGCAAATTCAGGATGCCGTGTCGCTTTCACGTGGTGGGCTGTGACATGTCG gtggagaaggagaagaCCCACGACCACGAACGGGCTTTTGCCTACGAACACCTCAACCTGCTGCTGCACTACATTATGGGCATGAAGGTGAGCATGGAGGGGCTGCAGCCGCAGGGTCTGGAGGTGGCGGGACACAAACTGGTGGAACTGCAGCAGTCCCTCCGAGAACTGGAGGCCCGGGTCTCCCAGCTCAGCACCACCTCCTCCGGGCCTCCCGTGCAGGGAgccgccgcctcctcgtcctccGGCTCGGGCCCGCCGGCACCGGCTCCCCTGCCCCTGCCTCCCACCTTGGCCCCCACCCTGTCCGTGTCTACCTCCTTCACGCCGCTGCCCAGCTCGGTGGGCGCGGCCCTGGAGCTGCAGCTCCACAGCGAGAAGACCAAGGTCGTCGAGCTGGGCCGCCGCTGCACCGAGCTGGAGGTGAAGGCGGGCACCTTTGAGAACgtggtgtgtgttttgaacCGAGAAGTGGAGCGCTTTGCCACCACCATGGAAGCCAGTAACCGCCAGCACAAGCTGGACCAAGACAAGATCGAAGCTCTGAGTAACAAG GTGCggcagctggagaggacggtCGGCCTGAAGGACCTGACGGTAGCAGAGATGGAAGGTCGGCTTCGGGAAATGTCCGCTTCGACCTTCGACGGCGTCTTTGTGTGGAGGATCTCCGATTTTGCTAAAAAGAGGCAGGACGCCGTCGCCGGTCGCGCTCCCGCCATGTTCTCGCCAG CCTTCTACACCAGCAAGTACGGCTACAGGATGTGTCTGCGGATCTATCTGAATGGGGACGGGACGGGGCGCGGCAGCCACTTGTCCTTGTTCTTTGTGGTGATGCGGGGATTGAGCGACGCCTTGCTCAAGTGGCCCTTCAACCAGAAg GTGACCCTGATGCTTCTGGACCAGAGCAACCGGGAGCACATCATCGACGCCTTCCGGCCCGACGTCACCTCGTCATCTTTCCAGCGCCCGGTAAGCGAGATGAACATCGCCAGTGGCTGCCCACTATTTTGCCCGTTCTCCAAGCTGGATGCCAAAAACTCCTACATCCGCGACGACGCCATCTTCATCAAGGCCATCGTGGACCTCACCGGGCTCTAG